In the Bacillus shivajii genome, one interval contains:
- a CDS encoding carbon starvation CstA family protein, protein MSAIVLALIGMFVFFLGYRYYSKFVAEKIYRLDPNYTTPAHKYKDGVDFVPTNKFILWGHHFTSVAGAAPIVGPAIAVYWGWLPAFIWVVAGTVFAAGVHDFGALVLSVRNKGQSVGTLANKLIGQRAKILFLFIILILVLMVNAVFAWVISNLFISFPAAVLSVFIQIPLAIWIGYVVYRKQGGMLLPSLAALATMYIAAIVASRVPALQIDLPSYFGGEENIVAFGLNGVAFSFFVWIIILMVYVYIASTLPVWKLLQPRDYINSHQLVVGLLILYLGLFFSNPEVTAPATNAAADVPWFPLLFITIACGAISGFHGLVSSGTSSKQLNKETDARFVGYLGAVGEGLLALAAILAVVTLFNSSDEFLGVYSSFGDASSAGLGSFVEGAGQLATGIFIPADIASTIVAVIVVSFAATTLDTSVRLMRYIISELGREYKVRPLTKVHVATTVAVVSSAALVLIPEGPQGFGSGGYVLWPLFGTSNQLLAGITLLLISIWLKRQGRNYLVTLIPMVFLMIMTLWAMGQQVIFQWSGLGDAEMNLLLFFLGAVILVFAAWIILEAFSSLRNNKRYDPKDEDEDLSV, encoded by the coding sequence ATGAGTGCAATTGTTTTAGCATTGATTGGAATGTTTGTCTTTTTTCTTGGTTATCGTTACTATTCAAAGTTCGTCGCCGAAAAGATTTACAGATTAGACCCAAATTACACGACTCCAGCACATAAATACAAAGATGGTGTCGACTTTGTCCCTACAAATAAGTTTATTTTATGGGGACACCATTTCACCTCAGTTGCTGGTGCTGCGCCGATTGTTGGTCCTGCTATTGCTGTATACTGGGGTTGGTTGCCTGCATTTATCTGGGTTGTTGCTGGTACTGTATTTGCAGCTGGTGTTCATGATTTTGGTGCCTTAGTTCTATCTGTTCGTAACAAAGGGCAATCAGTTGGAACATTAGCGAACAAATTAATTGGCCAACGTGCAAAGATTTTATTTTTATTTATTATTCTCATCCTAGTCCTCATGGTTAACGCTGTTTTTGCTTGGGTCATTTCCAACTTATTTATTAGCTTCCCTGCTGCTGTTTTATCCGTATTTATTCAAATTCCATTAGCGATTTGGATCGGTTATGTTGTGTATCGTAAGCAAGGTGGGATGCTACTTCCTTCTTTGGCAGCTCTGGCGACAATGTATATTGCTGCCATCGTTGCTTCACGTGTACCTGCATTACAAATAGACTTACCTAGCTATTTTGGCGGAGAAGAAAATATCGTTGCCTTTGGATTAAATGGCGTAGCGTTCTCTTTCTTCGTTTGGATTATTATATTAATGGTTTATGTATACATTGCTTCAACACTACCAGTTTGGAAACTTTTACAGCCTCGTGATTACATTAACTCTCATCAACTAGTCGTTGGACTTCTAATTTTATATCTCGGTCTCTTTTTCTCAAACCCAGAAGTTACTGCTCCAGCTACAAATGCTGCTGCAGATGTTCCTTGGTTCCCACTCTTGTTTATCACCATTGCATGTGGGGCAATCTCGGGTTTCCATGGACTTGTTTCATCCGGTACATCTAGTAAGCAGTTAAATAAAGAAACAGACGCTCGCTTTGTCGGCTATTTAGGGGCTGTCGGAGAAGGTTTACTTGCCCTTGCTGCTATTCTTGCAGTCGTCACATTGTTTAACTCTTCCGATGAATTTTTAGGGGTCTATAGTAGTTTTGGAGATGCGAGTAGCGCTGGACTTGGTTCATTTGTAGAAGGTGCTGGTCAGCTTGCCACTGGCATTTTCATCCCTGCGGACATTGCATCTACAATTGTTGCAGTGATTGTTGTTAGCTTTGCAGCGACAACACTTGATACATCTGTTCGTTTAATGCGATATATCATTTCTGAGCTTGGGCGTGAGTATAAGGTTAGACCTTTAACAAAAGTTCATGTCGCTACTACGGTCGCTGTTGTTTCAAGTGCGGCTCTTGTATTAATTCCAGAAGGACCACAAGGTTTCGGATCAGGTGGTTACGTATTATGGCCGTTATTCGGAACATCCAATCAACTTTTAGCCGGTATCACTCTTCTCCTCATTTCAATCTGGCTAAAACGACAAGGGCGAAATTATCTTGTCACTCTCATACCCATGGTCTTTTTAATGATCATGACGTTATGGGCAATGGGACAACAAGTCATCTTCCAATGGTCTGGATTAGGAGATGCAGAAATGAACCTTCTACTCTTCTTCCTAGGAGCAGTCATTCTTGTTTTCGCAGCATGGATTATCCTTGAAGCCTTTTCAAGCTTACGTAACAATAAACGATACGATCCAAAAGATGAAGACGAAGATCTTTCAGTTTAA
- a CDS encoding YecA family protein, with amino-acid sequence MAKIGRNDACLCGSGKKYKKCCMGKQNNVSITPQDAKDFQELLPRLFDYSKKYDDVLQPLYQRYTNTFERLQRKDAQAFSQLLFHWLVFNHPNAGDGKTILKKFVEEHQSQYSDRFQRLLTKWNEELQPRLMSVEKKESEQAVLKDELEGSVVIPEPTGVTQHLSEGDLLVGYLYPSPAGIILGSDAVVLPKKYESVFLKEWTELYDNYNKKEQKQSFYTANFTSVVGVLTMIALNKVAGFEEQELSEQAKGVWAELTSHVNLNDYSYDVLLDAKAKWMQYVGEKQPRIQKPAVFAAALEYWMTKQANQWTTLTQKEAAAKYKVSAATISSRFKELNA; translated from the coding sequence ATGGCAAAAATTGGACGTAACGATGCTTGTCTTTGTGGCAGTGGAAAAAAGTATAAAAAATGCTGTATGGGTAAGCAAAACAACGTAAGCATAACACCGCAAGATGCGAAGGATTTCCAAGAGCTTCTGCCTAGGTTATTCGATTATAGTAAGAAGTATGATGATGTATTACAACCGTTATACCAACGTTACACGAATACATTTGAGCGACTGCAAAGAAAAGATGCCCAAGCCTTTTCCCAGCTATTGTTTCATTGGCTCGTTTTCAACCATCCTAATGCTGGGGATGGCAAAACAATTTTAAAGAAATTTGTTGAGGAGCATCAATCTCAGTATTCGGATCGTTTTCAACGTTTATTAACGAAATGGAACGAAGAACTTCAGCCTCGGTTAATGTCTGTTGAGAAAAAAGAGAGTGAACAAGCTGTCCTTAAAGATGAGCTTGAGGGCAGTGTTGTTATTCCTGAACCTACAGGAGTTACTCAGCACCTTTCCGAGGGAGATTTATTAGTCGGATACCTTTATCCATCTCCAGCAGGAATTATTTTAGGTAGTGACGCAGTCGTTTTACCGAAAAAATATGAATCAGTGTTTTTAAAAGAATGGACAGAGTTGTACGATAACTATAATAAGAAAGAACAGAAGCAATCGTTTTACACTGCGAACTTTACATCAGTCGTTGGTGTGTTAACAATGATTGCCCTTAATAAAGTAGCAGGTTTCGAAGAGCAAGAGCTTTCAGAGCAAGCGAAAGGTGTATGGGCAGAGTTAACTTCTCATGTAAACTTGAATGATTATTCTTACGATGTTTTGCTAGATGCAAAAGCAAAATGGATGCAATATGTAGGTGAGAAACAGCCACGCATTCAAAAACCAGCTGTGTTTGCAGCAGCACTAGAGTATTGGATGACAAAGCAGGCGAATCAGTGGACAACCCTCACTCAAAAAGAAGCAGCGGCAAAGTACAAAGTATCCGCAGCAACCATCTCATCCCGCTTTAAAGAACTAAACGCATAA
- a CDS encoding cory-CC-star protein, which yields MNIKKFFELYDQILRQGHRTEIARELRDEDDLFMLLLYSDMLGIPNPAFFYTLELYPHMLERFHEWHLRMGMDKSPVSGFRCC from the coding sequence ATGAACATAAAGAAATTTTTTGAACTATATGATCAAATCCTTCGCCAAGGGCACCGTACAGAGATTGCCCGCGAACTCCGCGATGAAGATGATTTATTTATGCTGCTTTTATATTCCGATATGCTTGGCATTCCGAATCCAGCATTTTTTTATACATTAGAGTTATACCCGCATATGCTTGAACGTTTTCATGAATGGCATTTGAGAATGGGGATGGACAAATCACC